A portion of the Actomonas aquatica genome contains these proteins:
- a CDS encoding glycine C-acetyltransferase yields the protein MTPAFQDHLSSTLADIESSGLFKTERLIATPQSARIALHDGREVLNFCANNYLGLGNHPEIVAAAHAALDRWGYGMASVRFICGTQEIHRELENALSRFLSMDDTILYSSCFDANGGVFETLLGPEDAVISDALNHASIIDGIRLCKAKRFRYRNRDLDDLKAQLEAADAAGARFKLIVTDGVFSMDGYIAPLREICDLADQFDALVMVDDSHSVGFMGARGRGTPEHCGVSDRIDIITGTLGKALGGASGGYVSARRDIIGLLRQRSRPYLFSNTLAPVITNASLKALELLEASTELRDTLETNTAYFRAELEKLGLEIKAGTHPIVPVMLGDAALSQRVSARLLELGIYAIGFFYPVVPAGEARIRTQVSAAHTRADLDAAIAAFATVKTEFKL from the coding sequence ATGACTCCCGCTTTTCAAGACCATCTGTCCTCCACCCTCGCCGACATCGAGTCGTCCGGTCTGTTCAAAACCGAACGCCTCATCGCCACGCCGCAAAGCGCCCGCATCGCCCTGCACGACGGCCGCGAGGTCCTCAATTTCTGCGCCAACAACTACCTCGGCCTCGGCAACCATCCCGAGATCGTCGCCGCCGCCCACGCTGCCCTCGATCGCTGGGGTTACGGCATGGCTTCCGTGCGTTTCATCTGCGGCACGCAGGAGATTCATCGCGAACTCGAGAACGCTCTCAGCCGCTTCCTCAGCATGGACGATACGATTCTGTATTCGTCCTGCTTCGACGCCAACGGCGGCGTGTTCGAAACCCTGCTCGGCCCCGAGGACGCCGTAATCAGCGACGCGCTCAATCACGCCTCCATCATCGACGGCATCCGCCTCTGCAAAGCCAAACGCTTCCGCTATCGCAACCGCGACCTCGACGACCTGAAGGCGCAGCTCGAAGCCGCCGATGCAGCCGGTGCCCGCTTCAAACTCATCGTCACCGACGGCGTGTTTTCGATGGATGGCTACATCGCGCCGTTGCGGGAAATCTGCGACCTCGCCGATCAGTTCGACGCACTCGTCATGGTCGACGACAGTCACTCCGTCGGATTCATGGGCGCTCGCGGTCGCGGCACGCCCGAGCACTGCGGCGTGAGTGACCGTATCGACATCATCACCGGCACGCTCGGCAAAGCCCTCGGTGGCGCCAGCGGCGGCTACGTGAGCGCCCGTCGCGACATCATCGGGCTGCTCCGCCAACGCTCCCGCCCTTACCTGTTTTCCAACACGCTCGCGCCTGTGATCACCAACGCATCACTCAAGGCCCTCGAACTCCTCGAAGCCTCCACGGAGCTGCGCGACACCCTCGAAACCAACACCGCCTATTTCCGCGCCGAACTCGAAAAACTCGGCCTCGAAATCAAAGCCGGCACCCACCCGATCGTCCCGGTCATGTTGGGCGATGCCGCCCTTTCGCAACGCGTGTCCGCCCGCCTGCTCGAGCTTGGCATCTACGCCATCGGCTTCTTTTATCCGGTCGTGCCCGCCGGTGAAGCGCGCATCCGCACCCAAGTCAGCGCCGCCCATACGCGCGCCGATCTGGATGCTGCGATCGCCGCCTTTGCCACGGTGAAGACCGAATTTAAGCTCTGA
- the erpA gene encoding iron-sulfur cluster insertion protein ErpA — MITLTERAARQIQAMHQESATEGQLLRVFVETGGCSGFQYGMSFDAPKADDEQLESAGVQFLVDPASHAYLDGSNIDFDDGLQGKGFEIQNPNAQSTCGCGKSFS, encoded by the coding sequence ATGATCACTTTGACCGAGCGCGCTGCCCGCCAGATCCAAGCCATGCACCAAGAGTCGGCCACCGAAGGCCAGCTGCTGCGCGTGTTTGTGGAAACCGGCGGATGCTCCGGTTTTCAATATGGCATGTCCTTTGACGCGCCGAAAGCCGACGACGAGCAGCTCGAATCGGCCGGGGTGCAGTTTTTAGTCGATCCGGCGAGCCACGCTTACCTGGACGGCTCCAACATCGATTTTGACGACGGACTGCAGGGCAAGGGCTTTGAGATCCAGAACCCCAACGCGCAGAGCACCTGCGGTTGCGGCAAGTCGTTCAGCTGA
- a CDS encoding class I SAM-dependent methyltransferase — protein MPDPNAVNSMFGRIAGRYDVANRLLSGGVDIWWRKRLIRAVAAHQPADVLDLATGSGDVAFALADGLADGTPITGMDFCRPMLDEAEIKQRDRGGYEQITFREGDGLNLPVEDASYDAATISFGLRNMADRHRCLSELHRILRPGGRLWVLEFSQPYRWFRPIYYAYLKYLLPIIAGIVTGDKGAYDYLCGSIETYPGHEGIAAEMERAGFDAVECHRLTLGIVALHGGWKKPSA, from the coding sequence ATGCCCGATCCCAACGCCGTTAATTCCATGTTTGGCCGCATCGCCGGCCGCTATGACGTGGCCAACCGCTTGCTCAGCGGGGGCGTGGACATCTGGTGGCGCAAGCGCCTCATCCGCGCCGTGGCCGCCCACCAACCGGCCGACGTGCTCGATCTCGCCACCGGCAGCGGCGACGTCGCCTTCGCCCTCGCCGATGGCCTGGCTGACGGCACGCCCATCACCGGCATGGACTTCTGCCGCCCGATGCTCGACGAGGCCGAGATCAAACAACGCGACCGCGGTGGCTATGAGCAGATCACTTTCCGCGAGGGCGACGGTCTGAACCTGCCGGTCGAAGACGCCAGCTACGACGCCGCGACCATTTCCTTCGGGCTGCGCAACATGGCCGACCGGCATCGCTGCCTCAGCGAATTGCACCGCATCCTGCGCCCCGGCGGCCGCCTCTGGGTGTTGGAATTTTCGCAGCCCTACCGCTGGTTCCGCCCGATCTACTACGCTTACCTGAAGTATCTGCTGCCCATCATCGCCGGCATCGTGACTGGCGACAAAGGCGCCTACGACTACCTCTGCGGTTCGATCGAAACTTATCCCGGTCACGAAGGCATCGCTGCCGAGATGGAGCGTGCCGGGTTCGACGCCGTGGAGTGCCATCGCCTCACCCTCGGTATCGTCGCCCTGCACGGCGGCTGGAAAAAGCCCAGCGCCTGA
- a CDS encoding AAA family ATPase — protein sequence MTPPASGSSSPAPDSEKDPHAEVIERIRNFNLRPREIRDHLDRFVIQQNEAKKVLSVAICDHYNHVRRCLEDPTLTERDYAKQNILLLGPTGVGKTYLMRCIARMIGVPFVRADATKFSETGYVGGDVEDLVRDLVKAADGDVDLAQYGIVYIDEIDKIAQSSGPAGSGGGRDVSGRGVQINLLKLMEETDVSLTSQNDIASQMQAMMEMQRGGKPRKKTINTRHILFIVSGAFDKLSDRIKKRLQSASIGFAANHGDADKPDSDYLRHAQSRDIIDYGMEPEFVGRLPVRVACQSLEPKDLEKILLTSEGSILQQYRADFAGYKIDFDITPEAVTEVASRAHREGTGARGLMTVLEQTFRNFKFELPSTGIRSFKIEANTVAEPEKTLRALLESNAENQRDVLRAEVQTFADRFHQAHGFTLNFQEDAISALIEQSLETDKTIRALCEERFHNFHHGLTLLSRDGTTPSFDITADVVRDPEKALSKWVVERFRDNETDAPAAS from the coding sequence GTGACCCCGCCTGCGTCGGGAAGTTCCTCCCCTGCACCGGATTCTGAGAAAGATCCGCACGCCGAAGTCATCGAGCGCATCCGCAATTTTAACCTGCGCCCGCGGGAGATCCGCGACCACCTGGACCGGTTCGTGATCCAGCAGAATGAGGCCAAGAAGGTCCTCTCCGTCGCCATCTGCGACCACTACAACCACGTGCGCCGCTGCCTCGAGGACCCCACCCTCACCGAGCGCGACTACGCCAAGCAGAACATCCTCCTCCTCGGCCCGACCGGCGTCGGCAAGACCTACCTCATGCGCTGCATCGCCCGTATGATCGGCGTGCCGTTCGTCCGGGCCGACGCCACCAAATTCTCCGAAACCGGCTACGTCGGTGGAGACGTCGAAGACCTCGTCCGTGACCTCGTGAAGGCCGCCGATGGCGACGTCGACCTCGCCCAATACGGCATCGTCTACATCGATGAAATCGACAAGATCGCCCAAAGTTCCGGCCCGGCCGGCAGCGGCGGCGGTCGCGACGTGTCGGGTCGCGGCGTGCAGATCAATCTGCTCAAACTGATGGAGGAAACCGACGTTTCCCTCACCAGCCAGAACGACATCGCCTCCCAGATGCAGGCCATGATGGAGATGCAGCGCGGCGGCAAACCGCGCAAAAAGACCATCAATACGCGCCACATCCTCTTCATCGTCAGCGGCGCTTTCGACAAACTCTCCGACCGCATCAAGAAGCGCCTGCAGAGCGCCTCCATCGGTTTTGCCGCCAACCACGGAGATGCCGACAAACCCGACAGCGATTACCTGCGCCACGCCCAGTCCCGCGACATCATCGACTACGGCATGGAGCCGGAGTTTGTCGGTCGCCTACCCGTGCGGGTCGCCTGCCAATCGCTCGAGCCCAAGGACCTCGAAAAGATCCTGCTCACCAGCGAAGGCAGCATCCTGCAGCAATACCGGGCCGACTTCGCCGGCTACAAAATCGATTTCGACATCACGCCCGAGGCCGTCACCGAAGTCGCCAGCCGCGCGCACCGCGAAGGCACCGGCGCCCGCGGACTCATGACCGTGCTCGAGCAGACCTTCCGCAACTTCAAGTTCGAGCTCCCCTCAACCGGTATCCGCTCCTTCAAGATCGAAGCCAACACGGTCGCCGAGCCCGAAAAGACCCTGCGCGCCCTGCTGGAGTCCAACGCCGAAAACCAACGCGACGTGCTGCGCGCCGAAGTGCAGACCTTCGCCGATCGTTTTCATCAGGCTCACGGCTTCACCCTCAACTTCCAGGAAGACGCCATCAGCGCGCTCATCGAGCAAAGCCTGGAGACCGACAAAACCATCCGCGCGCTCTGCGAGGAACGTTTTCACAACTTCCATCACGGCCTCACCCTGCTCTCCCGCGACGGCACCACGCCGAGTTTCGACATCACGGCCGACGTCGTGCGCGATCCGGAGAAAGCCCTCTCCAAATGGGTGGTGGAACGCTTCCGCGACAACGAAACCGACGCTCCCGCGGCGTCTTAA
- a CDS encoding AraC family transcriptional regulator — protein MRPVTLNDYKRRLLRVIEHIHENLDEPLPLATLAGIAHLSPFHFHRVFTGMLGETVQGLVRRLRLERAAWQLRQPARPGILDVALDAGYDSHEAFSRAFGRAFTVSPSRFRGDRARPPRLRAHSGVHYDPAGTPVGFRSRPVRPFAMKVTIKHLPSVLVACVRHVGPYENCGIAWEKICTLLGAEGYIGPGSQLIGISYDDPENTPPAEIRYDAAISVPDDFVAPAGVTLRRIAGGDYAVLTHQGPYNQVSRAYRHLMGEWLPRSGRELADEPCFESYLNDPDNTPPAELLTDVYLPLAPLPASAHA, from the coding sequence ATGCGGCCTGTTACCCTCAACGACTACAAACGACGCTTGCTGCGCGTCATCGAGCACATCCACGAAAACCTGGATGAACCGCTCCCGCTGGCGACCCTCGCCGGCATCGCGCACCTCTCGCCGTTTCACTTTCATCGCGTCTTCACCGGCATGCTCGGTGAGACCGTGCAAGGACTGGTCCGCCGCCTGCGTCTCGAACGCGCCGCCTGGCAACTGCGCCAGCCCGCTCGTCCCGGCATCCTCGATGTCGCCCTCGATGCCGGCTATGACTCCCACGAGGCCTTCTCCCGTGCGTTCGGGCGGGCCTTCACGGTGAGTCCCAGCCGCTTTCGCGGCGACCGGGCCCGGCCGCCGCGTCTGCGCGCGCATTCCGGAGTGCATTATGACCCCGCCGGCACCCCGGTCGGGTTTCGCTCCCGCCCCGTGCGGCCCTTTGCCATGAAAGTCACCATCAAACACCTCCCCTCCGTCCTCGTGGCCTGTGTGCGCCACGTGGGTCCCTACGAAAACTGCGGCATCGCCTGGGAAAAGATCTGCACCCTGCTCGGCGCCGAAGGTTACATCGGGCCCGGCAGTCAACTGATCGGGATCAGCTACGATGACCCGGAAAACACGCCCCCAGCTGAGATCCGCTACGATGCCGCCATCAGCGTGCCCGACGATTTTGTCGCACCGGCAGGCGTCACCCTTCGCCGCATCGCCGGCGGCGACTACGCCGTCCTCACCCACCAAGGGCCCTACAACCAGGTGAGCCGCGCCTACCGTCATCTCATGGGGGAATGGCTGCCGCGCTCGGGTCGTGAGCTGGCCGACGAACCCTGCTTCGAAAGCTACCTCAACGACCCGGACAACACCCCGCCCGCCGAGCTACTGACCGACGTCTATCTGCCGCTCGCTCCCCTGCCCGCCTCCGCTCACGCCTGA
- a CDS encoding serine/threonine protein kinase, translating to MNALKNLLTEVHFEIVRKIADGGMGIVYEAAQLGAGQFRKRVALKLIREEYSAISEFQKNFIGEARLVADLIHTNIVQTYHLGEVHGQYFMVMELVNGLSLEQVLERHRELGRPIPVDLAVFIISRIARGLAYAHQKTDERGRPLGIVHRDIGPKNVLLAWEGDVKLTDFGIAKALDLMYNEEGKVIAGKDEYLSPEQASYAVTDARADLFPLGIVLTELLLGRNIFRAPDRLDSRRNILTMPIPRFGDLRPDIDERLEAIIQKALRRDRDQRYQSAWEMLTELEMYLYSDRYGPTNEKLGVYLRELTGYSAPGVVLPPS from the coding sequence GTGAACGCCCTAAAGAATCTTCTCACCGAGGTCCACTTCGAGATCGTGCGCAAGATCGCCGACGGTGGCATGGGTATCGTTTACGAAGCAGCGCAACTCGGCGCCGGCCAGTTCCGCAAGCGCGTCGCCCTGAAACTCATCCGCGAAGAGTATTCCGCGATCTCCGAGTTTCAGAAGAATTTCATCGGTGAGGCCCGTCTCGTCGCCGACTTGATCCACACCAACATTGTCCAGACCTACCATCTGGGCGAGGTGCACGGCCAATACTTCATGGTCATGGAATTGGTGAACGGGCTCAGCTTGGAGCAGGTCCTCGAGCGTCATCGCGAGCTCGGCCGCCCCATCCCGGTTGATCTGGCGGTGTTTATCATTTCCCGCATCGCCCGCGGTCTCGCCTACGCCCATCAAAAGACCGACGAGCGCGGCCGTCCTCTCGGCATCGTGCACCGCGACATCGGCCCGAAGAACGTGCTGCTGGCTTGGGAAGGCGACGTGAAGCTCACCGACTTCGGCATCGCGAAAGCCCTCGACCTCATGTATAACGAGGAAGGCAAGGTCATCGCGGGCAAAGACGAATACCTTTCCCCCGAGCAGGCCAGCTATGCCGTGACCGATGCCCGGGCCGACCTCTTCCCTCTCGGAATTGTGCTCACCGAGCTTCTGCTCGGCCGCAACATCTTCCGAGCTCCCGACCGTCTCGATTCGCGCCGCAACATCCTCACCATGCCGATTCCCCGGTTTGGCGATCTGCGCCCCGATATCGACGAACGCCTCGAGGCCATCATTCAGAAGGCACTCCGTCGCGACCGCGACCAACGCTATCAGTCCGCGTGGGAAATGCTCACCGAACTGGAAATGTATCTCTATTCGGACCGCTACGGCCCCACGAACGAAAAGCTCGGTGTGTATCTGCGTGAACTCACCGGCTATTCCGCCCCGGGTGTCGTGTTACCCCCGTCCTGA
- a CDS encoding ACT domain-containing protein has translation MPTDSLRYRVLPGDFAVCRLDPSEPEPDWARAPGYSNITRTQDELSIVCAAENVPAGIRMERGWRVLKVVGPFAFDAVGILVRFVSPLAKAGIPILSMATFDTDYVLVRQDALAKAEQALALAGHQRVTVDDETDG, from the coding sequence ATGCCGACCGATTCCCTGCGATACCGCGTATTGCCGGGCGACTTTGCCGTTTGTCGCCTCGATCCCAGTGAGCCCGAGCCGGACTGGGCACGGGCACCGGGGTATAGCAACATCACGCGCACGCAGGACGAACTCTCCATCGTGTGCGCCGCCGAAAATGTGCCGGCCGGTATTCGCATGGAGCGGGGGTGGCGGGTGTTGAAGGTCGTGGGGCCGTTCGCCTTCGACGCCGTGGGCATCCTCGTGCGGTTTGTGAGTCCGCTGGCGAAGGCCGGCATTCCGATTCTCTCAATGGCGACCTTTGACACCGACTATGTGTTGGTGCGGCAGGATGCCTTGGCGAAGGCCGAGCAAGCGCTGGCGCTCGCCGGTCATCAGCGCGTGACGGTCGACGACGAGACCGACGGCTGA
- the tdh gene encoding L-threonine 3-dehydrogenase, with amino-acid sequence MSERTMRAIAKTSAGPGLEMIEAPVPQPGLNDVLIRVKRTSICGTDAHIYNWDTWAQETIKPPLIIGHEFVGEVVEVGSNVQGFVPGDLVDGEGHIVCGRCRNCLAGRRHLCQATKGVGVNRNGAFADYLCIPATNAVLVDPSIPLDVLSCFDPLGNATHTALQWDLVGEDVLITGAGPIGCMATAIARKSGARNIVVTDVNDDRLALALRMGATATVNVARETVADAQKQLRMKEGFDIGLEMSGNPAALRDMIDNMTHGGRIALLGIMPGAAAIDWNKVVFNMLTLRGIYGREMYETWYKMTALIQSGLDISPVITHRLPCTDFEEGFELMRSGRSGKIVLDWENN; translated from the coding sequence ATGTCTGAACGCACCATGCGGGCCATTGCCAAAACCTCCGCCGGCCCCGGCCTCGAAATGATCGAAGCGCCGGTGCCCCAGCCCGGCCTCAACGACGTGCTCATCCGCGTCAAACGCACCTCCATCTGCGGCACCGATGCCCACATCTACAACTGGGACACCTGGGCGCAGGAGACGATCAAACCGCCCCTGATCATCGGCCACGAATTCGTCGGCGAGGTGGTCGAGGTGGGCTCCAACGTGCAGGGTTTTGTTCCCGGCGATCTGGTCGACGGCGAGGGCCACATCGTCTGCGGTCGTTGCCGCAACTGCCTCGCGGGCCGCCGCCATCTTTGCCAAGCCACCAAGGGCGTGGGCGTAAATCGCAATGGCGCCTTCGCCGACTATTTGTGCATCCCCGCCACCAACGCCGTGTTGGTCGACCCGAGCATTCCGCTCGATGTGCTCTCCTGCTTCGACCCGCTGGGCAACGCCACCCACACCGCCCTGCAATGGGACCTCGTTGGCGAGGACGTGCTCATCACCGGCGCCGGTCCGATCGGCTGCATGGCCACCGCCATCGCCCGCAAATCCGGCGCGCGCAACATCGTCGTGACCGACGTCAACGACGACCGCCTCGCCCTCGCCCTGCGCATGGGCGCGACCGCCACCGTCAACGTGGCCCGCGAAACCGTCGCCGATGCCCAAAAACAACTCCGCATGAAGGAGGGCTTCGACATCGGTCTCGAAATGTCCGGCAACCCCGCCGCCTTGCGCGACATGATCGACAACATGACCCACGGTGGCCGCATCGCCCTGCTCGGCATCATGCCCGGTGCCGCCGCCATCGATTGGAACAAGGTCGTGTTCAACATGCTCACCCTGCGCGGCATCTACGGCCGTGAGATGTATGAGACGTGGTATAAGATGACGGCGCTCATTCAGAGCGGTTTGGACATCTCCCCCGTCATCACCCACCGCCTGCCCTGCACCGATTTCGAGGAGGGCTTCGAGCTCATGCGCTCTGGCCGCTCCGGCAAGATCGTGCTCGACTGGGAAAACAACTGA
- a CDS encoding cytidine deaminase, protein MPRSAASRPLSQAKLKTLERAAKAAADHSYSPYSEFRVGAAILTASGETFSGCNVENASYGLCNCAERTAIFTAAAAGHRQIRCVVVYTPTTKATAPCGACRQVIYEFGPTARVVSVCDSKDRLDTDINALLPGAFGPADLA, encoded by the coding sequence ATGCCACGTTCCGCCGCCTCGCGCCCGCTCAGCCAAGCCAAACTCAAAACGCTCGAGCGCGCCGCCAAGGCCGCCGCCGATCACTCCTACTCGCCCTACTCCGAGTTTCGGGTCGGCGCCGCCATCCTCACCGCGAGCGGCGAAACTTTCAGCGGCTGCAACGTCGAGAACGCGTCCTACGGCCTGTGCAACTGCGCCGAGCGCACCGCCATCTTCACCGCCGCCGCTGCCGGCCACCGGCAGATCCGTTGTGTGGTGGTTTACACCCCCACCACCAAAGCCACCGCGCCCTGTGGGGCTTGTCGCCAGGTGATCTACGAGTTTGGACCCACTGCTCGCGTGGTGAGCGTGTGCGACAGTAAGGACCGTTTGGATACAGACATCAACGCCCTGCTCCCGGGCGCATTCGGTCCGGCGGACCTCGCCTGA
- a CDS encoding HU family DNA-binding protein, with the protein MPSNLPNLTKREIVLQIYEKTNFPQKEVVATVQMTLDIIMSALAEGRNVELRNFGVLEVQRRKSRIGRNPNKPAAEVVIPERAVVKFKSGKILKQKLKKLDIGTIN; encoded by the coding sequence ATGCCCTCGAATCTCCCGAACCTCACGAAGCGCGAAATTGTGCTGCAGATTTACGAGAAGACCAATTTCCCTCAGAAGGAAGTGGTCGCGACGGTCCAGATGACTCTCGATATCATCATGAGTGCGCTGGCGGAAGGGCGCAACGTGGAGCTGCGGAATTTCGGTGTGCTGGAAGTGCAGCGCCGCAAGTCCCGCATCGGCCGCAACCCGAACAAGCCGGCGGCCGAGGTGGTCATCCCGGAACGCGCGGTGGTGAAGTTCAAGTCGGGCAAGATTCTCAAGCAGAAGCTCAAGAAGCTCGACATCGGCACCATCAACTGA
- a CDS encoding GyrI-like domain-containing protein → MPATDKIDLFKSLKTEYASPRQPRLINTSPGRYLSLTGSAVPGSEAYGAHVADLYAVAYTMKFRAKLHGGLDYAVGKLECIWLSLPDARDATTGWRWQLLMRVPDAIGEDDLATTIDALIDKKKPESVRDVQLVALHEGRCVQMLHVGPYDREPETFALMAEFAAAEGLSTAGGHHEIYLSDPRRVEPDRLKTILRLPVTS, encoded by the coding sequence ATGCCTGCGACCGACAAAATCGACCTCTTTAAGTCATTAAAAACTGAATACGCCTCCCCGCGCCAACCGCGCCTGATCAACACCTCGCCGGGACGTTACCTGAGCCTCACCGGCAGCGCGGTCCCGGGGAGCGAAGCCTACGGCGCTCACGTGGCCGACCTCTATGCCGTGGCTTACACGATGAAATTTCGCGCCAAGCTCCACGGCGGACTCGATTACGCCGTCGGCAAACTCGAATGCATCTGGCTGAGCCTGCCCGACGCGCGCGACGCGACCACGGGCTGGCGCTGGCAACTGCTCATGCGTGTGCCCGACGCCATCGGCGAGGACGACCTTGCCACCACCATCGATGCGCTGATCGACAAAAAAAAGCCGGAGTCCGTGCGCGATGTGCAACTCGTCGCGCTGCACGAAGGCCGTTGCGTCCAGATGCTGCACGTCGGTCCCTACGATCGTGAACCGGAGACCTTTGCCCTCATGGCCGAGTTTGCCGCCGCCGAGGGCTTGAGCACCGCTGGCGGTCACCACGAGATCTACCTCTCCGACCCACGCCGCGTGGAGCCGGATCGCCTGAAAACCATCCTGCGCCTGCCGGTCACCAGCTGA
- the hisS gene encoding histidine--tRNA ligase, with protein sequence MATFQSLPGFREFYPEALARRNHLFRCWRQAAHVYGFQEYDAPVLEPLDLYKAKSGDEIEAQLFSFTDKGGREVAMRPEMTPTVCRLVGAKANALKRPIKWFSIADFFRYERMQKGRGRCFAQFNADIFGEAGPEAEIELISLLVQCLRGLGLEAADFFVRLSDRNLWFYFLEALGFDETQAKGMLQAIDKYERLGGEAFKIYTDAHGELAPERREKIEAFLAIKSLADLESVVGELGGENLTARLGDWRKVLGALEAMGLGEFVSVDLGVVRGLAYYTGFVFEAFDRKGDLRALAGGGRYDNLVGKLGGPDLPAVGFAIGDMTMELLLEQRGLLPDLVSKPDVYAVIGGADERLAAFADINALRAGGFRVDYPLRDLGFGKQFKAATESGARLAIIYGGDELARGVVKLRDLAKREEVEVPREQIALAVRDFLSGDD encoded by the coding sequence ATGGCTACTTTTCAGTCTTTGCCCGGTTTTCGTGAGTTCTATCCCGAAGCGTTGGCGCGTCGGAATCATCTGTTCCGTTGCTGGCGCCAGGCCGCGCATGTCTACGGTTTTCAAGAGTATGATGCGCCGGTGCTGGAGCCGCTGGATCTCTACAAGGCCAAGTCGGGCGACGAGATCGAAGCCCAGCTCTTCAGCTTCACCGACAAGGGCGGACGCGAGGTCGCGATGCGGCCGGAGATGACGCCGACGGTGTGCCGTCTGGTCGGCGCCAAAGCCAACGCCCTCAAGCGCCCGATCAAGTGGTTCAGCATCGCCGACTTTTTCCGTTACGAGCGCATGCAGAAGGGGCGCGGTCGCTGCTTCGCGCAGTTCAACGCCGACATTTTTGGCGAGGCCGGTCCGGAGGCGGAGATCGAGTTGATCTCGCTGCTCGTGCAATGCCTGCGCGGACTCGGGCTGGAGGCTGCCGACTTTTTTGTGCGGCTGAGCGATCGTAATCTCTGGTTCTACTTCCTCGAGGCGCTGGGCTTCGACGAGACGCAGGCCAAGGGCATGCTGCAGGCGATCGACAAATACGAGCGACTGGGCGGCGAGGCCTTCAAGATTTACACCGATGCGCACGGCGAACTCGCGCCGGAGCGCCGCGAAAAGATCGAAGCCTTTCTCGCGATCAAATCCTTGGCCGACCTCGAAAGCGTGGTGGGCGAACTGGGCGGCGAAAACCTCACCGCGCGGCTGGGCGACTGGCGCAAGGTGCTGGGCGCGCTCGAAGCGATGGGGCTGGGCGAGTTTGTGAGCGTCGACCTCGGTGTGGTGCGCGGGCTCGCTTACTACACGGGCTTCGTGTTCGAGGCCTTCGATCGCAAGGGCGACCTGCGGGCGCTGGCCGGTGGCGGTCGCTATGACAACCTGGTGGGCAAGCTCGGCGGACCGGATCTGCCGGCGGTCGGTTTTGCCATCGGCGACATGACGATGGAGCTCCTGCTCGAGCAACGTGGTTTGCTGCCGGACCTCGTTTCGAAGCCCGATGTTTACGCCGTGATCGGCGGTGCCGACGAACGCCTCGCGGCGTTTGCCGATATCAACGCGTTGCGCGCCGGCGGCTTCCGCGTCGACTATCCGTTGCGCGACCTCGGCTTCGGCAAGCAGTTCAAAGCTGCGACCGAGTCGGGCGCACGCCTCGCGATCATTTATGGCGGTGACGAACTCGCCCGCGGGGTGGTCAAGCTGCGCGATCTCGCCAAACGTGAAGAAGTGGAGGTGCCTCGCGAACAGATTGCGCTGGCGGTGCGCGACTTCCTGAGCGGAGACGATTAA
- a CDS encoding methylated-DNA--[protein]-cysteine S-methyltransferase, producing MPHLRFDTVLGPCVIYWESDQLTGFALLPDDPSDEATAPPPEWIVRIASRVRAHLAGAPEDFSALPYAWHTVSDFQRQVYEAALRVKSGHTATYGDLAHAIGQGPAAARAVGTALGQNPWPLLVPCHRFVGAGGKMTGFSAPGGVQTKLRLLAIEGNQLFAD from the coding sequence GTGCCTCACCTGCGCTTCGACACCGTGCTCGGCCCCTGCGTGATATACTGGGAAAGCGACCAGCTCACCGGCTTTGCGCTGCTGCCCGATGACCCAAGCGACGAAGCCACCGCACCACCACCCGAGTGGATCGTCCGCATCGCGAGTCGCGTGCGCGCCCACCTAGCCGGCGCCCCGGAGGATTTCAGCGCGTTGCCCTACGCATGGCACACCGTCAGCGATTTCCAGCGACAGGTTTACGAAGCCGCCCTCCGCGTGAAGTCCGGCCACACCGCCACCTACGGAGACCTCGCCCACGCCATCGGCCAGGGTCCCGCCGCCGCCCGCGCGGTCGGCACCGCCCTCGGCCAAAACCCGTGGCCGCTGCTGGTGCCCTGTCACCGTTTCGTCGGGGCCGGCGGCAAGATGACCGGTTTCTCCGCGCCCGGCGGCGTGCAAACCAAACTCCGGCTGCTTGCCATCGAGGGGAACCAATTGTTCGCCGATTAG